In one window of Oncorhynchus gorbuscha isolate QuinsamMale2020 ecotype Even-year linkage group LG23, OgorEven_v1.0, whole genome shotgun sequence DNA:
- the orc4 gene encoding origin recognition complex subunit 4, with product MSKRKVKETHMPVGECISQVQMILRERFCHQRLPEKPVGMESQHKHLLELLRRTAVHGESNSVLIVGPRGSGKTMLLNCVLRELLEVKDVNKNVLPVHLNGLLQTDDRIALKEITRQLNLENVVGDKVFGSFAENLAFLLEALKKGDRSSSRPVLFILDEFDLFAHHKNQTLLYNLLDVSQSAQAPVAVIGLTCRLDVLELLEKRVKSRFSHRQIHLLSSLSFIQYLDNVRSQLSLPQDFPDTKFYDEWNDGIKTLCEDQPVVDVLQRHYNSCKDFRSLHLLLMLALSRVSASKPAIKPTDLLEASRVCMVDSKANILHGLSILELCLIIAMKHLNDIYEGEPFNFQMVHNEFKKFLQRKSHSIHNFDKPVVIKAFEHLQQLELIKSMDSSTAKIQKEYQLMKLLLDHSQIMEALQKYPQCPTDVKQWAMSAFG from the exons ATGAGTAAACGAAAAGTGAAAGAAACACACATGCCAGTCGGCGAATGTATTTCTCAG GTTCAGATGATATTGAGGGAGAGATTCTGTCATCAGAGACTTCCTGAAAAGCCAGTGGGAATGGAATCACAACACAA ACACCTGCTGGAGCTGCTGAGGAGGACCGCTGTCCATGGAGAGAGTAATTCTGTACTCATCGTTGGACCCAGGGGATCTGGGAAAACAATG CTCCTTAACTGTGTCTTGAGAGAGTTGCTGGAGGTGAAGGATGTCAATAAGAATGTGTTACCTGTCCACCTGAATG GTCTTTTACAGACTGATGATAGAATAGCGCTCAAAGAAATCACACGCCAGCTCAATCTGGAGAATGTTGTTGGAGACAAAGTGTTT GGTAGTTTTGCAGAAAACCTGGCCTTCCTTCTTGAGGCGTTAAAGAAAG GTGATCGTAGCAGCAGTCGTCCTGTCCTCTTCATTCTGGATGAGTTTGACCTGTTTGCCCACCATAAGAACCAGACTCTGCTCTACAACCTCCTGGAtgtctcccagtctgcccaggCTCCTGTCGCTGTGATCGGCCTCACCTGCAGACTG GATGTCCTGGAGCTGCTAGAGAAGAGGGTCAAGTCCAGGTTCAGCCACAGACAGATCCACCTGCTCAGCTCCCTGAGCTTCATACAGTACCTGGACAACGTCCGCTCACAGCTCAGCCTGCCACAAGACTTCCCCGACACCAAGTTCTATGACGAGTGGAATGACGGCATCAAG ACGCTATGTGAAGACCAACCAGTGGTGGACGTCTTACAAAGACATTATAACTCCTGCAAAGACTTCCGTTCCCTGCACTTGTTACTG ATGCTGGCTCTGAGCCGAGTGAGCGCATCTAAACCTGCCATCAAGCCCACTGATCTTCTGGAGGCCAGTAGAGTCTGTATGGTGGACTCTAAAGCGAACATACTTCATG GCCTGTCCATTCTTGAACTGTGCCTGATAATTGCCATGAAACACTTGAATGACATCTATGAAGGAGAGCCGTTTAACTTCCAGATGGTTCACAATG agTTCAAGAAATTCCTGCAGAGGAAATCCCATTCCATACATAACTTTGACAAGCCAGTCGTCATAAAG GCGTTTGAACACCTGCAGCAGTTGGAGCTGATTAAGTCTATGGACAGCTCCACAGCAAAGATCCAGAAGGAGTACCAGCTGATGAAACTTCTGTTGGACCACAGCCAGATCATGGAGGCCCTGCAGAAATACCCACAATGCCCCACAGATGTTAAACAGTGGGCCATGTCTGCTTTTGGTTAA
- the LOC124010912 gene encoding LOW QUALITY PROTEIN: methyl-CpG-binding domain protein 5-like (The sequence of the model RefSeq protein was modified relative to this genomic sequence to represent the inferred CDS: deleted 2 bases in 2 codons; substituted 1 base at 1 genomic stop codon) yields MNGGKDCKGGVSEGVGHTAPVQVPIGWHRKVDPTNGVLYISPSGSVLSCLDQVKSYLLTDGTCKCGLECPLILPKVFNFDPGAAVKQRTAEDVRADEDVTKLCIHKRKLLAVATLHKTMALPHPALTLTSPGGGTSSTSMAPSHSTNPRAIRKKSHQSPLPNSVVPNCKNPFKMMMAAAAGHRHFPQELGGPPQQLELYPGYPNRQQRLSSEPGPRSSYCSGYGSMLSPGGPGSQLYGPRDGSPPSPSLRSDPLGSPDGFRNNPCGFPGATSSSPIHGVNRTPLSPPGMLLHSSPTGTQTSCVMAGRTSTPLSPTATAKSPVMMKKPVCNFPRSPSMDISIRPPFHLNTQPSNPNPGPPSAIPPSCTLQKKQMTSEKDPLGILDPIPSKPSISISQTNSKTNSNFHPSVHSSQVPMMNVNMNNHPPPAIVPLPSNLPLPTVKPGPVGHSHGGHMQRTQHQTSITTSMSPSPVTSPVHMSGPVLGSRMEASPQRSRSSSTSSDHGSFAMPSGPSQGPCGGMKAPPLSPRPAMPINMPSSPSSAKPDSHPLHQYKDLPSQLLVEMSNQNAINTQHNNPGMYPPVTSSGPSIAAPHQAQNQKGQNHPGLLGMPLNQIVNQQNAASFPASSLLSAAAKAQLANQNKHGDNSSETGSRGGGPGRVDAMVGSSGVGHPSGPLSGIERPSSSTLNPMLPPNPTMPSTAEAAAAGGQSGRAALRDKLMAQQRDRGDPLLRKRKQQPPGPPPPNNPLNHHDSMVFNMLNKPPNMGGGPGPRLPLPSSAEQLRKVARLGGLQTNTSMAQLLQSMSNHNNHHNQHQGPVGPQGPGQMHYSDVAGVMPPGASQQQSLLAQQRMLGQGEGQGMYCRSMDSGGPHSHSPRFPGLMNQIQANSLVNCGPLGPGGQLGLGPGNMPLSHHPNTNPPPLSHPSQHPHPQHQQQHSHLHAALGRTSMSGMTLGNNDGSCGPIISEPGDPSNLVNCSITSLQPHVINSSSSGGGTQVFQQRHAQQQQLHQGIQRAMHGLPPGYQGSQQPGFPENNNSSNAHPMACLFQNFQGCLSDNSISVPHSQMISQSGMTSLPESQGMLSHTQFGVSQQEMQQTPGEGLPPGMHGSDRLPNGGVESVDAIYRAVVDAASKGMHVVITTTVSGTTQSSPVPTLSTMTAFTNSVEEPVSINHNLPHSHAAVSHSGHRVAHQRGEQTPTLSQQPRPRQVRAGRPRKHSGQGKSTVSIPEGQGALPEAPHQDYFRSPGHGTPRGQWEGETGYPGSLDRGHTAWGGEEFLECSTHVRSSPCMERPGSLAPAPPCPADSSPHEGHHHSLPVPSDKAFLEDGFNRFNNCNRTAVNIVNYKERLDQTVERCAHMNGGGVGPPQVQFSLPPRCVXPPRPPRQGDLTGDDQSPSSSTSLEGPLVKEYVGHYNGHFSPSDTKSLSSEEDLRQPDSPSSEMLHYRPRTFNMGDLVWGQGFKGFPSWPGKLSGEEAGHNHHHGSLQLREDSKVETEKLKTLTHDLEALDRVTKRNRKAGKLNNHLEAAIHEAMSELDKMSGTVHHIPSRDRQVKLPKRRKISR; encoded by the exons ATGAATGGAGGAAAGGACTGTAAGGGAGGGGTCTCAGAGGGGGTGGGGCATACAGCCCCTGTCCAGGTCCCTATTGGTTGGCATCGCAAGGTGGATCCAACTAATGGAGTCCTCTACATCAG TCCCAGTGGCTCGGTGCTGTCCTGTCTAGACCAGGTGAAGAGCTACCTGCTCACAGACGGGACCTGCAAGTGTGGCCTGGAGTGCCCACTCATCCTCCCAAAG GTGTTTAACTTTGATCCGGGGGCTGCCGTTAAACAGCGGACGGCAGAGGACGTGAGGGCAGATGAAGACGTCACCAAGCTGTGTATCCATAAGAGAAAGCTGCTGGCTGTGGCCACTCTACACAAAACTATGGCGTTACCACACCCTGCTCTGACCCTTACCAGTCCTGGTGGAGGTACAA GTTCAACATCAATGGCCCCGTCACATTCCACAAATCCCCGAGCAATACGGAAGAAATCTCACCAGTCACCGCTACCCAACTCTGTGGTTCCCAACTGCAAGAACCCTTTCAAAATGATGATGGCGGCTGCAGCAGGTCACCGGCACTTTCCCCAAGAGCTAGGAGGTCCACCCCAGCAGCTGGAGCTTTACCCTGGTTATCCCAACAGACAGCAGAGACTGAGCAGTGAGCCTGGGCCCAGGTCTTCGTACTGCTCTGGCTATGGTAGCATGCTGAGTCCAGGGGGCCCCGGCTCCCAGCTCTATGGGCCCAGGGACGGGTCACCACCCTCCCCTAGCCTCAGGTCTGATCCTCTGGGGAGCCCAGATGGGTTTAGAAACAACCCCTGTGGCTTCCCTGGAGCCACCAGCTCCAGCCCCATCCACGGGGTCAACAGAACGCCTCTCTCCCCACCAGGGATGCTCCTCCACAGTTCTCCGACTGGGACCCAGACGTCCTGCGTTATGGCAGGAAGGACTAGCACACCCCTCTCCCCTACCGCCACTGCCAAAAGCCCTGTCATGATGAAGAAGCCTGTGTGTAACTTCCCCAGATCCCCCAGTATGGATATTTCCATACGACCACCGTTTCACCTCAATACACAGCCCAGCAACCCAAACCCTGGCCCCCCGTCTGCCATACCTCCCTCCTGTACCCTCCAGAAAAAGCAGATGACCTCTGAAAAGGACCCGTTAGGCATCCTAGACCCCATCCCCAGCAAGCCTAGCATCAGTATCAGCCAGACAAACTCCAAAACAAACTCCAACTTCCACCCTAGTGTCCACTCCTCTCAGGTACCAATGATGAATGTAAACATGAACAACCACCCTCCTCCCGCCATTGTCCCCTTGCCAAGcaacctccctctccccactgtcaaaccCGGCCCAGTGGGCCACAGCCATGGAGGTCACATGCAGAGGACTCAACATCAGACCTCCATAACCAcctccatgtccccctctccCGTCACCTCCCCAGTCCACATGTCAGGCCCTGTCCTGGGCAGCAGGATGGAGGCCTCTCCCCAGCGCTCtcgctcctcctccacctcctcggaCCATGGGAGCTTTGCCATGCCCTCAGGCCCCAGTCAGGGTCCGTGTGGCGGGATGaaggctcctcctctctccccccggCCCGCCATGCCCATTAACATGCCTTCCAGCCCCTCCTCTGCCAAGCCTGACTCACACCCACTCCACCAGTACAAAGACCTACCCAGTCAGCTGCTGGTTGAGATGAGTAACCAGAACGCTATCAACACCCAGCACAACAACCCCGGCATGTACCCCCCTGTCACCTCCTCTGGCCCCTCCATCGCTGCTCCTCACCAGGCCCAGAACCAGAAGGGACAGAACCACCCAGGACTGTTAGGGATGCCCCTCAACCAGATCGTGAACCAGCAGAATGCTGCTTCCTTCCCCGCCAGCAGCCTACTGTCAGCAGCAGCCAAAGCACAGCTAGCAAATCAAAACAAACACGGTGACAACAGCAGTGAGACTGGCAGTAGAGGTGGAGGCCCAGGTAGGGTTGATGCTA TGGTGGGTAGTAGTGGAGTTGGGCATCCCAGTGGCCCTCTCAGCGGCATAGAGAGGCCCAGTAGCAGCACTTTAAACCCCATGCTTCCCCCTAACCCCACCATGCCCTCCACTGcggaagcagcagcagcagggggcCAGAGCGGTCGGGCTGCCCTCCGGGACAAGCTCATGGcccagcagagagacagaggagacccCCTGCTCCGTAAGCGCAAGCAGCAGCCGCCAGGCCCACCACCGCCCAACAACCCCCTCAACCACCACGACAGCATGGTCTTCAACATGCTCAACAAGCCTCCTAACATGGGTGGAGGTCCAGGTCCCAGGCTACCACTACCAAGCTCAGCAGAACAGCTGAGGAAAGTGGCCCGGCTTGGGGGCCTACAGACCAACACCTCCATGGCCCAGCTGCTTCAGTCCATgagcaaccacaacaaccaccataACCAGCACCAAGGCCCTGTAGGCCCCCAAGGACCTGGTCAGATGCACTACAGCGATGTGGCTGGTGTCATGCCTCCTGGAGCCTCCCAGCAGCAGAGCCTACTGGCCCAACAGAGGATGCTAGGCCAAGGGGAGGGTCAAGGTATGTACTGCCGGAGTATGGACTCTGGAGGCCCTCATTCTCACAGCCCTCGGTTCCCAGGGTTGATGAACCAGATCCAGGCCAATTCGTTGGTCAACTGTGGCCCTCTGGGGCCCGGTGGACAATTGGGCCTTGGCCCAGGGAACATGCCCCTGAGCCACCAtcctaacactaacccaccaccacTGTCCCACCCAAGTCAACATCCACATCCGCAGCatcagcagcagcacagtcacctTCACGCTGCGCTGGGAAGGACTAGTATGTCAGGAATGACACTCGGCAACAATGATGGGAGTTGTGGTCCAATCATCTCTGAGCCAG GAGACCCATCTAACCTCGTAAACTGCAGCATAACCAGCCTCCAGCCCCACGTCATCAACAGCTCCAGCAGTGGCGGTGGTACCCAGGTGTTCCAGCAGCGTCATGCCCAGCAGCAGCAGCTTCATCAGGGCATTCAGCGGGCCATGCATGGTCTCCCTCCTGGCTACCAGGGCTCACAGCAACCTGGCTTCCCTGAAAACAACAACTCCTCCAACGCCCACCCTATGGCCTGCCTGTTCCAGAACTTCCAG GGGTGTTTGTCAGACAACAGCATTTCAGTCCCTCACTCACAGATGATCTCTCAGTCTGgtatgacatcacttcctgaGTCTCAGGGGATGCTGTCACACACCCAGTTTGGTGTCAGCCAACAGGAGATGCAACAGACTCCGGGAGAGGGGCTTCCCCCAGGGATGCACGGCTCTGATAGGCTACCCAACGGAGGGGTGGAGTCTGTAGACGCCATCTACAGGGCTGTGGTGGATGCTGCCAGTAAAGGAATGCATGTAGTCATCACCACCACGGTTAGTGGCACTACCCAGTCCAGCCCGGTACCCACTCTCAGCACCATGACTGCCTTCACTAACTCCGTAGAGGAGCCGGTCAGCATCAACCACAACCTCCCTCACAGCCATGCTGCAGTCAGCCATAGTGGCCACCGGGTGGCGCACCAG AGGGGGGAGCAGACACCGACCCTGAGCCAACAGCCCAGACCCAGGCAGGTCAGAGCAGGACGGCCCCGGAAGCACTCTGGTCAGGGGAAGAGTACTGTTAGCATCCCCGAGGGTCAGGGAGCACTTCCAGAGGCCCCCCACCAGGACTACTTCAGATCCCCAGGCCATGGCACCCCTAGGGGGCAGTGGGAAGGCGAGACTGGGTACCCTGGAAGTCTGGACAGAGGTCACACGGCATGGGGCGGTGAGGAGTTCCTAGAGTGCTCCACTCATGTCCGCAGCAGCCCCTGTATGGAGAGACCTGGGAGTCTAGCTCCTGCACCCCCCTGTCCAGCCGACAGCTCCCCCCACGAAGGtcaccaccactctctccccgTCCCCTCAGACAAGGCCTTCCTGGAGGATGGATTCAACCGCTTCAACAACTGCAACCGGACGGCCGTGAACATCGTTAACTACAAAGAGAGGTTGGATCAGACTGTGGAGAGATGCGCCCATATGAACGGAGGTGGCGTCGGACCCCCCCAGGTCCAGTTCTCTCTACCCCCACGGTGTGTCTGACCCCCTCGGCCCCCCAGACAGGGAGACCTAACCGGGGACGACCAGTCTCCCAGCTCCTCCACCAGCCTGGAGGGTCCGTTGGTTAAAGAGTACGTGGGCCACTACAACGGGCACTTCAGCCCATCTGACACCAAGTCCCTGAGCAGTGAGGAGGACCTGAGGCAGCCAGACAGCCCATCGTCAGAGATGCTCCACTATAGACCCAGGACGTTTAACATGGGGGATCTGGTCTGGGGACAGGGCTTTAAAGGGTTCCCATCCTGGCCTGGTAAACTGTCAGGGGAGGAGGCGGGGCACAACCATCACCATGGCAGCCTGCAGCTCAGAGAGGACAGCAAG GTGGAGACGGAGAAGCTGAAAACACTGACCCATGACCTAGAGGCCCTTGACAGAGTGACCAAGAGGAACAGAAA AGCTGGGAAGTTGAATAATCATTTAGAAGCTGCTATACATGAGGCCATGAGTGAGCTGGACAAGATGTCAGGGACT
- the LOC124011631 gene encoding heat shock factor 2-binding protein, which produces MTITSGKCTKLISKQTSEELKMTQFIDTKMWALCKKGKVDSRDGLVQIRKGDLERLTTEVMQLREFLPKVVNGDLIEMLQKARAAETMKERLGQEQEQLRQECLHLRSRLDAAQSECQKEREEKLVLREQLWESREQLQQQAEFCTGLGAASCTLLWSTSSKEEAVKDILADGKLQSFLSVAGQTLESFVKSLDGEAKAEQQDSNSHEQQFVLALAGVVTNVAAVTCGRDYLSSSAHVLLETLMQLLELLKPGVFPKLKVLMLMALYNVSISVKGLKYIREFPGLLSLIWTLLEDGDSEVCLHALRLLQSVLLEEALVGPGLLLDDPLLPLERIRTLATSSRHPTLRQTAQETLDDLGSLRTSFLDPHGTSSSDQVHV; this is translated from the exons ATGACCATCACAAGTGGCAAGTGCACTAAACTCATCTCAAAACAAACCTCTGAGGAATTAAAAATGACTCAATTCATAGACACAAAGATGTGGGCTTTGTGCAAGAAAGGAAAG GTTGACAGCCGAGATGGCCTGGTCCAGATCAGAAAAGGAGACTTGGAGAGATTGACTACAGAGGTCATGCAGCTCCGAGAGTTCTTACCCAAAGTAGTGAATGGAGACCTGATTGAGATGCTGCAGAAAGCCCGTGCTGCAGAGACAA tgaaGGAGCGCCTTGGTCAGGAGCAGGAGCAACTGAGACAGGAGTGTCTGCACCTCCGCTCTCGCCTGGACGCAGCGCAGAGCGagtgtcagaaagagagagag GAGAAGCTGGTTCTGAGGGAGCAGCTATGGGAGAGTCGGGAGCAGCTGCAGCAGCAGGCTGAGTTCTGTACTGGGCTGGGGGCTGCCTCCTGCACCCTGCTGTGGAGCACCTCCAGTAAGGAGGAGGCAGTCAAAGACATCCTGGCCGAT GGTAAGCTGCAGTCCTTCCTGAGCGTGGCGGGCCAGACCTTGGAGAGCTTTGTCAAGTCTCTGGATGGGGAGGCCAAGGCCGAGCAGCAAGACTCCAACTCCCATGAGCAGCAGTTTGTTCTGGCGCTGGCCGGAGTCGTCACCA ACGTGGCGGCGGTGACGTGTGGGCGGGACTACCTGTCCAGCTCCGCCCACGTCCTCCTGGAGACTCTGATGCAGCTGCTGGAGCTCCTGAAGCCTGGGGTCTTCCCCAAACTCAAAGT GTTGATGCTGATGGCTCTGTATAATGTCAGTATCAGTGTAAAGGGACTGAAGTATATCAGGGAGTTTCCAggacttctctctctcatctggaCCCTTTTGGAAG ACGGGGACTCTGAGGTTTGCCTCCACGCCCTGCGGCTGCTCCAGTCAGTGCTGCTGGAGGAGGCCCTGGTGGGGCCCGGGCTGCTGCTGGACGACCCCCTTCTTCCACTGGAGCGCATACGCACCCTGGCCACCTCCAGCCGCCACCCGACCCTGAGGCAGACGGCCCAGGAGACACTGGATGACCTGGGCTCCCTCCGCACCTCCTTCCTGGACCCCCACGGCACCTCCTCCTCTGACCAAGTGCATGTATAA